A window of the Scylla paramamosain isolate STU-SP2022 chromosome 34, ASM3559412v1, whole genome shotgun sequence genome harbors these coding sequences:
- the LOC135090150 gene encoding LOW QUALITY PROTEIN: phosphoribosyl pyrophosphate synthase-associated protein 2-like (The sequence of the model RefSeq protein was modified relative to this genomic sequence to represent the inferred CDS: deleted 2 bases in 2 codons), giving the protein MDTTRGSKEMVILAGNSHPELANLIASRLEAPVGRAEVKEMANRETSVEIMESVREKSVYLIQTANPKDVNNNIMELLIMAYACKTSSARNIVGVIPYLPYCKQSKMRKRGSIVSKLLAKMMCELNKAGMTHIITMDLHQKEIQGFFECPVDNLRASPFLLQYIQESIPDYRNAVIVARDPGSAKKATSYAERLRLGIAVIHGEQKTNEDEQADGRNSPPLVEHSRIMDVGVGVPALAAKEKPPINVVGDVGGRIAIMVDDMIDDVASFVAAAEVLKDRGAYKIYVMATHGLLSSDAPRLIDDSPIDEVVVTNTVPHEIQKMQCHKIKTVDISILLAESIRRIHNNESMSYLFRNVTLED; this is encoded by the exons ATGGACACCACACGTGGCAGCAAGGAGATGGTGATCCTGGCAGGGAATTCTCACCCAGAGTTGGCTAACCTCATTGCCAG CCGGCTAGAGGCGCCAGTAGGGAGGgcggaggtgaaggaaatggcCAACCGAGAGACAAGTGTTGAGATCATGGAGTCTGTGAGAGAGAAGAGCGTTTACCTCATACAAACAGCCAATCCCAA GGacgtcaacaacaacattatgGAGCTGTTGATCATGGCCTAT GCCTGCAAGACTTCCTCAGCCCGCAACATTGTG GGAGTCATTCCGTACCTACCCTACTGCAAACAGAGCAAGATGAGGAAGCGAGGCAGCATTGTCTCCAAGCTGCTTGCTAAGATGATGTGTGAGTTAAAca AGGCTGGCATGACGCACATCATCACCATGGACCTGCACCAAAAGGAAATCCAGGGCTTCTTTGAGTGTCCTGTTGACAACCTGCGagcctcacccttccttctgCAGTACATCCAGGAGAGC ATCCCAGACTACCGCAATGCAGTGATCGTGGCACGGGACCCCGGCTCTGCTAAGAAGGCCACCTCCTATGCTGAACGTCTAAGGCTAG GCATTGCAGTCATTCATGGCGAACAGAAAACCAATGAGGATGAACAAGCAGACGGCCGCAACTCCCCACCTCTTGTGGAGCATTCCCGTATCATGGATGTGGGCGTTGGTGTGCCTGCTCTTGCTGCAAAGGAGAAGCCCCCTATCAATGTAGTGGGAGATGTTGGAGGCCGCATTGCTATCATGGTG GATGACATGATTGATGACGTGGCTTCCTTCGTGGCGGCAGCAGAGGTGCTGAAGGATCGTGGTGCTTACAAGATCTATGTCATGGCCACCCATGGACTCCTCTCCTCAGATGCCCCACGGCTCATTGATGACTCCCCAATTGATGAG gtggtggtgacaaaCACTGTGCCACACGAGATCCAGAAGATGCAGTGCCACAAGATCAAGACTGTTGACATTAGCATCCTCCTAGCAGAGTCCATCCGC